Proteins encoded by one window of Synechococcus sp. MVIR-18-1:
- a CDS encoding NAD(P)H-binding protein translates to MQVLVVGGTGTLGRQIAKQAIDAGHKVRCVVRSPRKAAFLQEWGCELTRGDLLEPASLDYALDGIDAVIDAATSRPTDPNSIYVTDWEGKLNLLRACEKADVKRFVFLSLLGASNHRNVPLMDIKHCTERLLEESDLDYTILQGAAFMQGVISQFAIPILESQTVWVSGSPTPIAYMNTQDMARFAVAAVDHPETIRCSYPVVGPKAWNTGEVIQLCELASSRSARVFRVPGALLNLMQGICSFFEPAVNVAERLAFAEVTGGGGSLDAPMEASYRAFGLELDQTTQMETYIREYYDTILKRLRDMEADLDKNAKKKLPF, encoded by the coding sequence ATGCAAGTTCTGGTGGTTGGTGGGACAGGAACGCTTGGCCGTCAAATCGCAAAACAAGCGATTGATGCTGGCCATAAAGTGCGTTGCGTAGTGCGCTCACCTCGAAAGGCAGCCTTCTTACAGGAGTGGGGTTGTGAGCTCACTCGAGGCGACCTTCTTGAGCCGGCCAGTCTTGATTACGCACTCGATGGCATTGATGCGGTCATTGATGCCGCTACCAGCCGGCCAACGGATCCCAACAGCATTTATGTCACTGATTGGGAAGGAAAGCTCAACCTGCTCAGGGCTTGTGAGAAAGCCGATGTGAAGCGGTTCGTGTTTCTCTCCCTCTTGGGTGCTTCTAATCACCGCAATGTCCCTTTGATGGACATCAAGCACTGCACCGAGCGCTTGCTGGAAGAGTCAGATCTTGACTACACAATCCTGCAAGGAGCGGCGTTCATGCAGGGCGTGATCAGTCAATTTGCTATTCCAATTTTGGAAAGCCAAACGGTCTGGGTGAGTGGTAGTCCAACCCCGATCGCTTATATGAACACGCAAGACATGGCTCGTTTTGCTGTTGCGGCCGTTGATCATCCAGAAACGATTCGTTGTTCTTACCCCGTCGTTGGTCCCAAAGCCTGGAACACCGGAGAAGTGATTCAACTCTGTGAGTTGGCGAGTTCTCGCTCGGCAAGGGTGTTTCGCGTGCCTGGAGCCTTGCTCAATCTGATGCAAGGCATCTGTTCGTTCTTTGAACCAGCCGTGAATGTGGCAGAGCGCCTTGCTTTTGCTGAAGTCACAGGTGGTGGTGGCTCCCTTGATGCACCGATGGAGGCCAGTTATCGCGCCTTCGGCTTAGAGCTCGATCAAACCACGCAGATGGAGACCTACATCCGTGAGTACTACGACACGATTTTGAAGCGCCTCAGGGATATGGAGGCCGATCTCGACAAGAACGCCAAGAAAAAGCTGCCCTTCTAA
- a CDS encoding EF-1 guanine nucleotide exchange domain-containing protein, with protein sequence MGLSAIECPDGVCHSHHGGHAVNRHTMEELLAEHGREWCERLAERIYEMSVDTFSQSVMPSLHAAGWQRRHLDWEFKLQNKQSETEAEPDRTLVDGMINATESFLRSSEVHRLFIQELVQGTFDEASDDHLRSNAVRQLIEDEILTMLQDKKTAMLERVVAQLTSAAGGDQQRAQTAAEAGLMEVERLLCNHSESL encoded by the coding sequence ATGGGTCTCTCCGCAATCGAATGTCCTGATGGTGTTTGCCACAGCCATCACGGCGGGCATGCCGTCAATCGCCACACCATGGAAGAACTTCTCGCCGAACACGGCCGGGAATGGTGCGAGCGACTCGCGGAACGGATCTACGAGATGTCCGTAGACACCTTTTCTCAATCAGTGATGCCCAGCCTGCACGCCGCGGGCTGGCAACGACGCCACCTGGATTGGGAATTCAAATTGCAAAACAAACAGTCCGAAACAGAGGCCGAGCCGGATCGGACCCTGGTGGATGGAATGATCAACGCCACCGAAAGCTTCCTGCGCAGCAGCGAAGTGCACCGTTTATTCATTCAGGAGCTCGTCCAGGGAACCTTTGACGAAGCCTCAGACGATCACCTGCGCAGCAACGCCGTGCGACAGCTGATCGAAGACGAAATCCTGACCATGCTCCAAGACAAGAAAACGGCCATGTTGGAGCGAGTCGTCGCCCAGCTCACCAGTGCGGCCGGCGGCGATCAGCAACGGGCCCAAACCGCTGCAGAAGCAGGATTAATGGAAGTAGAGCGCTTGCTCTGCAACCACAGCGAATCCCTTTAA
- a CDS encoding DEAD/DEAH box helicase, producing MQPRQWQQQLVQLLRRRLEPEASHGRDVLIHAGPGAGKTLGALLGFQAMQQEGKLQRFLVMCHRTSILSQWRTSAERLGLRLEPWNEASPHIQSQAIQNADGWLVTYQGAASQIEGLKRALEPWAGDQLLAIADEAHHLGVDPDEPDGPVWGRTFLELSSQARLRLGLTGTPFRADNLAFCAARRIRIQEGGQLVEQISPDLCVEPRELIAAGDVRPLEFRFQDGWVEHSRAGKLDRDVSPLSEEVRESWRARNLRRAIHLSDSSSIAQQLLIRARRKLEQVREHHPNAGGLVIAKDIAHARSISSLLREQGDRVDLVHSQDPEAAERLSSFQEGGADWLVSIDMCAEGFDAPRLRVVAYLTTVVTRSRFVQGITRAVRMCSTRAATETVPRDPSYVFAPADPLLMSYARSWSLSEPYRIQAQPQEADSDEPLQSSAWRGPSLPLEAVNDGAGAVIRLRTPELPNFLHQ from the coding sequence ATCCAACCCCGTCAGTGGCAACAGCAACTCGTCCAGCTGCTGCGCAGACGACTGGAGCCAGAAGCAAGCCATGGGCGTGATGTGCTGATTCATGCGGGACCTGGTGCGGGCAAGACCTTGGGTGCTCTGCTCGGATTCCAGGCCATGCAACAAGAGGGGAAGTTGCAGCGCTTTTTGGTGATGTGTCACCGCACATCGATCCTCAGCCAATGGCGCACATCAGCCGAACGGCTAGGGCTACGCCTCGAGCCCTGGAATGAAGCCAGCCCCCATATCCAGAGCCAAGCCATCCAAAACGCCGATGGCTGGCTCGTTACCTACCAAGGGGCAGCCAGTCAGATCGAAGGGCTCAAACGGGCGCTCGAGCCATGGGCTGGTGATCAACTTTTAGCGATTGCGGACGAAGCGCATCACCTTGGCGTCGACCCTGACGAGCCAGATGGTCCCGTTTGGGGACGCACCTTTTTAGAACTCAGCAGTCAGGCTCGACTGAGGCTGGGACTCACCGGCACACCGTTTCGAGCCGACAATCTCGCCTTTTGTGCCGCGAGACGGATCCGGATCCAAGAAGGCGGTCAGCTGGTGGAACAAATCAGCCCTGACCTCTGCGTTGAACCCCGAGAGCTCATTGCCGCGGGCGATGTGCGACCACTGGAATTTCGCTTTCAAGACGGTTGGGTGGAGCACAGCCGTGCAGGGAAGCTTGATCGCGATGTGTCGCCACTCTCTGAAGAGGTGCGTGAAAGTTGGAGAGCACGCAATTTGCGCCGGGCAATCCATCTTTCCGATAGCAGCAGCATTGCGCAGCAACTCTTGATCAGGGCCAGGCGGAAGCTGGAGCAGGTGCGTGAACATCACCCGAACGCTGGCGGTCTTGTCATTGCCAAAGACATTGCTCACGCTCGATCGATCAGCTCCCTGTTGAGGGAACAGGGCGATCGGGTCGATCTCGTGCACTCGCAGGATCCAGAGGCAGCTGAACGACTCAGCAGCTTTCAAGAGGGTGGTGCCGACTGGCTTGTGAGCATCGACATGTGTGCCGAAGGATTCGACGCTCCAAGGTTGCGCGTTGTCGCCTACCTCACCACTGTCGTGACCCGAAGTCGCTTTGTGCAGGGCATCACTCGCGCCGTGCGGATGTGCAGCACGCGGGCAGCCACTGAAACGGTGCCAAGAGACCCGTCCTACGTGTTTGCTCCAGCAGACCCGTTGCTGATGAGCTACGCCCGCAGTTGGTCACTTTCAGAGCCTTATCGGATTCAAGCCCAACCACAGGAAGCGGATTCCGATGAACCGCTGCAGTCCAGCGCATGGAGAGGTCCAAGCCTGCCTTTGGAAGCCGTTAACGATGGAGCCGGTGCCGTCATTCGACTCAGAACCCCGGAATTACCCAATTTTTTGCATCAATGA
- a CDS encoding Nif11-like leader peptide family natural product precursor produces MSESALIAFTSLVQSDSQLREQVRQAATPAHVVNLASEQGHVFNQATLMKMQAEKTKHLHDDHLNNASSWGEALLLCFGAHN; encoded by the coding sequence GTGTCTGAATCAGCTCTGATTGCTTTCACATCTCTGGTTCAATCCGATTCTCAGTTGCGGGAACAGGTTCGCCAGGCAGCCACTCCGGCCCACGTTGTGAATCTTGCCTCTGAACAGGGACATGTCTTCAACCAAGCCACACTCATGAAGATGCAAGCAGAGAAAACGAAGCATCTTCATGACGATCATCTCAACAATGCTTCCAGCTGGGGAGAAGCACTTCTGCTCTGCTTTGGAGCTCACAACTGA
- the infA gene encoding translation initiation factor IF-1 → MIETSGVIEKEQGNGFYLVTLEQPAGHQCLCRAAGKLTKFRIKLLAGDKVLVEISPYDLTRGRITYRERNAGAPGGRPGGNRPGGPRRR, encoded by the coding sequence ATGATTGAGACCTCGGGTGTGATTGAAAAAGAGCAGGGGAACGGGTTTTACCTCGTAACCCTGGAGCAGCCCGCTGGTCACCAGTGCCTGTGCCGAGCCGCCGGAAAGCTCACGAAATTCCGCATCAAACTGCTCGCAGGCGACAAGGTTTTGGTGGAAATCAGCCCCTATGACTTAACCCGTGGCCGGATCACCTATCGCGAGCGCAATGCGGGTGCACCGGGTGGACGTCCAGGCGGGAATCGTCCTGGTGGCCCACGCCGCCGTTAA
- a CDS encoding methyltransferase domain-containing protein: MSSCCGPTPSSLDPSSLDQTQAVEDRYGAAAAEQEACLCTPVAFDPSLLKPIPKDVVERDYGCGDPTRWVRFGDAVLDLGSGSGKNAFICAQVVGATGQVIGVDRNADMLALSRSAAPVVAERIGYANVGFLEGAIEALDATNAQGEPLVADSSIDVVLSNCVLNLVNPSARQQLLQNIRRVLRPAGRVAISDIVCDRPVPMALQQDAELWSGCISGAWLEEAFLEDFRALGFEQVQYAERSETPWRVVEGIEFRAVTLTGALPNG, translated from the coding sequence ATGTCGTCTTGTTGCGGTCCCACTCCGTCTTCACTGGATCCGTCTTCACTGGATCAAACGCAGGCGGTAGAGGACCGGTACGGCGCTGCAGCAGCGGAACAAGAAGCTTGCCTCTGCACTCCAGTGGCGTTTGATCCCTCCTTGCTGAAACCTATCCCCAAAGACGTGGTGGAAAGGGATTACGGCTGTGGCGACCCCACCCGTTGGGTGCGGTTTGGAGATGCGGTGTTGGACCTCGGTAGTGGAAGCGGAAAGAATGCCTTTATTTGTGCTCAGGTGGTTGGGGCAACAGGCCAAGTGATTGGTGTTGACCGCAATGCGGACATGTTGGCCCTCTCGCGTTCTGCTGCACCCGTGGTGGCAGAGCGAATTGGTTACGCCAATGTTGGCTTTCTTGAGGGTGCGATTGAGGCCCTTGATGCCACCAATGCTCAGGGAGAGCCCTTGGTGGCTGATTCCAGTATTGATGTGGTGCTCAGCAACTGCGTACTGAATCTGGTGAATCCATCCGCGCGTCAGCAGCTGTTGCAGAACATTCGGCGCGTGCTTCGCCCTGCTGGGCGCGTTGCCATCAGCGACATCGTGTGTGATCGTCCGGTGCCGATGGCTCTTCAGCAGGACGCCGAGCTTTGGAGTGGCTGCATCAGCGGGGCCTGGTTAGAGGAGGCTTTTCTGGAGGATTTCCGAGCGCTGGGGTTCGAGCAGGTTCAGTACGCCGAACGCTCTGAAACGCCCTGGAGAGTTGTTGAGGGCATTGAATTTCGCGCGGTCACCCTCACCGGTGCGCTGCCGAACGGCTAA
- a CDS encoding Re/Si-specific NAD(P)(+) transhydrogenase subunit alpha produces the protein MPRLLIPIESAAAETRVAASPETLKKFIALGCSVAVERGAGVSSGFLDETYASAGADLVAPGEAQAWGQADVLLCVQSPSPASLGRLRRGALVVGMLSPYGNSELSEALKGCGLSAMALELLPRISRAQSADVLSSQANIAGYKAVLLGAAALDRYFPMLMTAAGTVQPARVVVLGAGVAGLQAVATARRLGAVVYVSDIRPAVKEQVESLGARFIDPPEMEDKPAESGGYAKQASDAFLAAQRQQLSDQLAQADVAICTAQVPGRRAPRLISEDMLDRMRPGSVVVDLAVAQGGNCADTVPSQTVNRKGVKLIGANELPCSVPNHASSLYARNLLALLQPTLQDGQLTLDIEDELIAGCLIAHDGSIRRGDVLTPGAN, from the coding sequence TTGCCCAGACTCCTTATCCCGATTGAAAGCGCAGCGGCTGAAACCCGTGTAGCGGCTTCACCCGAGACCCTTAAAAAATTCATTGCCCTCGGCTGCTCCGTAGCCGTCGAGCGTGGTGCCGGAGTGTCCTCCGGTTTTCTAGATGAGACGTACGCCAGTGCTGGAGCCGATTTGGTTGCTCCAGGAGAGGCTCAAGCCTGGGGTCAGGCCGACGTTTTGCTTTGTGTGCAAAGCCCTAGTCCGGCATCGCTCGGTCGTTTGCGACGGGGTGCTCTGGTGGTGGGGATGTTGTCCCCCTATGGCAATTCCGAGCTATCGGAAGCGTTGAAGGGCTGTGGTCTTTCCGCCATGGCCCTTGAGCTTCTGCCTCGTATCAGTCGTGCCCAGTCTGCTGATGTGCTTTCGTCCCAGGCCAACATCGCTGGCTACAAGGCCGTGCTGCTTGGTGCTGCGGCCTTGGATCGTTATTTCCCGATGCTGATGACGGCAGCAGGCACTGTGCAACCCGCCAGGGTTGTGGTGCTGGGTGCTGGTGTGGCCGGTCTTCAGGCGGTTGCAACCGCGCGCCGTTTGGGCGCAGTTGTCTACGTGAGCGACATTCGCCCTGCTGTTAAAGAGCAGGTGGAGTCGCTCGGAGCCCGTTTCATCGATCCTCCGGAGATGGAGGACAAGCCAGCCGAGTCGGGCGGTTACGCCAAGCAAGCCTCCGATGCATTTCTGGCCGCGCAGCGACAACAGCTGTCCGACCAGCTCGCCCAGGCTGATGTGGCGATTTGTACAGCCCAAGTGCCAGGCAGGCGAGCCCCACGCTTGATCAGTGAGGACATGCTTGATCGCATGCGCCCCGGATCGGTGGTGGTGGACCTGGCCGTGGCACAAGGCGGAAACTGTGCCGATACCGTGCCGTCCCAAACCGTGAACCGCAAAGGCGTGAAGCTGATTGGTGCGAACGAACTCCCTTGCAGCGTCCCGAATCACGCCAGTTCGTTGTACGCCAGAAATCTTTTGGCCTTGCTGCAACCCACCCTTCAAGACGGCCAGCTCACGCTCGACATCGAAGACGAGCTCATCGCTGGTTGTCTGATCGCTCATGACGGCAGCATTCGCCGTGGCGATGTTCTTACCCCTGGAGCTAACTAA
- a CDS encoding pseudouridine synthase — protein sequence MLWSSQLTLLLHKPFGVLSQFTPEPQSRWGCLAEWVPIPNVYAAGRLDADSEGLLLLTDNGRLQQRLTDPRFGHWRQYWVQVEGCANDSQLDQLQQGVMIQGHLTRPAKARLLSDHEKQTIGDRNPPIRERRSIPTCWLCLELREGRNRQVRRMTAAVGLPTLRLIRHSIDLMDGDTTLSLKGLSPGMWREVTGAEEQRLQRLLSRSAAHR from the coding sequence CTGCTTTGGAGCTCACAACTGACCCTTCTGCTGCATAAGCCCTTTGGGGTTCTGAGCCAGTTCACACCTGAACCTCAGAGCCGCTGGGGATGCCTAGCTGAGTGGGTCCCCATTCCGAATGTTTACGCTGCAGGGCGCCTTGATGCCGACAGTGAAGGCTTGTTGTTGCTCACCGATAACGGTCGGCTACAACAACGCCTCACCGATCCTCGCTTTGGGCATTGGCGACAGTATTGGGTTCAAGTAGAAGGTTGCGCAAACGACAGCCAACTGGATCAACTCCAGCAGGGAGTGATGATTCAAGGGCACTTAACCCGGCCTGCCAAAGCAAGGCTCCTGTCTGATCACGAGAAACAAACGATCGGTGATCGCAATCCACCGATTCGGGAGCGTCGCTCGATTCCAACCTGCTGGCTTTGTCTTGAACTTCGCGAAGGTCGCAACCGCCAAGTCAGGCGGATGACCGCAGCTGTGGGTCTTCCCACCCTCAGGCTGATTCGTCACTCCATCGACTTGATGGATGGAGACACAACATTGAGCCTCAAAGGCCTCAGCCCAGGAATGTGGCGAGAGGTCACCGGCGCTGAAGAACAGCGCCTGCAGCGGCTGCTTAGCCGTTCGGCAGCGCACCGGTGA
- the trxB gene encoding thioredoxin-disulfide reductase: MGASENLVIVGSGPAGYTAAIYAARANLNPLLITGFQRGGIPGGQLMTTTHVENFPGFPDGVLGPDLMDLMKAQAERWGTHLLEADADVIDLSQRPYRIQAEGKTIETQSIIIATGASANRLGLPNEDRFWSQGISACAICDGATPQFRKEELAVVGGGDSACEEAVYLTKYGSHVHLLVRSDRLRASAAMADRVEANPQITVHWNTEVVDVEGTDWMNGLRLRNRDSGKEETLAVRGMFYAIGHTPNTDLLKGQLDCDRSGYLVTQPGRPETSLEGVFAAGDVADAEWRQGITAAGSGCQAALAAERWLSHHDLATLVSREVVEPQKAKAPQAIEATTEATYDANAEWQKGSYALRKLYHDSNKPLLVIYSSPSCGPCHVLKPQLKRVLSELNGQAQGIEIDIEADQDIAEQAGVNGTPTVQLFFDKSLQQQWRGVKQRSEFKGAIEALLKGQSLKNP, from the coding sequence ATGGGCGCGAGCGAGAACTTAGTGATCGTTGGATCCGGCCCTGCTGGGTATACGGCAGCCATCTACGCGGCCAGAGCCAACCTCAATCCGCTCTTAATCACCGGATTTCAGCGCGGCGGGATCCCTGGTGGTCAACTGATGACGACCACCCATGTGGAAAATTTTCCCGGCTTTCCTGATGGGGTCCTAGGCCCCGACCTGATGGATCTGATGAAGGCACAGGCGGAGCGCTGGGGTACTCACCTGCTCGAAGCCGACGCTGACGTGATCGACTTAAGCCAACGTCCTTACAGGATTCAGGCGGAGGGCAAAACGATCGAAACCCAATCGATCATCATCGCCACTGGTGCTAGCGCAAACCGCTTGGGCCTACCCAATGAAGATCGCTTCTGGAGCCAGGGAATCAGTGCTTGCGCCATTTGTGATGGCGCCACTCCTCAGTTCCGCAAGGAGGAGTTAGCCGTAGTGGGAGGAGGAGATTCTGCTTGCGAGGAAGCTGTCTATCTCACCAAGTACGGCAGTCATGTGCACCTCTTGGTGCGCTCAGACCGCTTGCGCGCCAGTGCGGCTATGGCTGACCGCGTTGAAGCCAATCCCCAAATCACGGTGCATTGGAACACGGAGGTTGTGGACGTTGAAGGAACGGACTGGATGAATGGCCTGCGACTGCGTAACCGAGACAGCGGCAAGGAGGAAACCTTGGCCGTGCGCGGGATGTTTTATGCCATTGGTCACACGCCCAACACAGACCTGTTGAAAGGCCAACTCGATTGCGATCGCAGCGGTTATCTCGTCACCCAACCCGGCCGACCAGAAACCTCCTTGGAAGGTGTGTTTGCAGCGGGTGACGTCGCCGATGCGGAATGGCGCCAAGGAATCACGGCCGCAGGCAGTGGCTGCCAAGCGGCCCTTGCCGCAGAACGCTGGTTGAGCCATCACGATTTGGCCACGCTTGTGAGTCGTGAGGTGGTTGAACCTCAAAAAGCCAAGGCGCCACAGGCCATAGAAGCAACCACGGAAGCCACCTATGACGCCAATGCTGAATGGCAAAAAGGCAGTTATGCCCTCCGCAAGCTGTATCACGACAGCAACAAGCCCCTGCTTGTGATTTACAGCTCCCCAAGCTGCGGCCCCTGTCATGTGCTGAAGCCGCAGCTCAAACGGGTGCTGTCAGAACTGAATGGGCAGGCTCAAGGCATCGAAATTGACATCGAAGCCGATCAAGACATTGCCGAGCAGGCGGGCGTTAATGGCACCCCAACTGTTCAGCTGTTTTTTGACAAGTCTCTGCAACAGCAATGGCGCGGGGTGAAACAGCGCAGTGAATTTAAGGGTGCAATTGAGGCCCTTCTCAAGGGCCAATCACTCAAGAATCCCTGA